The DNA sequence CCGCACAGGCCGCCGCCCTCGGCGTCGAGCCGCCCGAGTTCCTCGACCGCGACGCGGTGCGCGCCGAGGTCGACTCGCCCACCTTCCTGGCCGGGCTCTGGGACCGCCGGGGCGTGGCCATGCTGCACCCCGCCCGACTGGCCTGGGGCCTGGCGCGGGCCTGCGCCGGAATGGGCGTACGGATCTACGAACACACCCCGGCCGAACGGCTGGCGAGCACCGGGGCGGCGATGGCCGTCCGCACCCCTTACGGCCGGGTCCGCGCCCGCCAGGTGGCGCTCGCCACCAACGCCTTCCCCTCCCTGGTGCGCCGCGTCCGCCCCTACATCGCCCCCGTCTACGACCATGCGCTGATGACCGAACCGCTCACCGCGGAACAACTCGACGCGATCGGCTGGCGGCGACGACAGGGGCTCAGCGACACCGCCAACCACTTCCACTACTTCCGGCTCACCGCCGACCGGCGCATCCTGTGGGGCGGCTATGACATCGTCTACCGCTACGGCGGACGGGTCCGCACCGAATACGACCACCACCCCGCCACCTACCGCACCCTCGCCCAGCACTTCTTCCGCTGCTTCCCCCAGCTGGAGGGCGTGCGCTTCAGCCACGCCTGGGGCGGCGCCATCGACACCTGCTCACGCTTCTCCGCGTTCTTCGGCGGCGCTCACGGGGGGCGAGTGGCGTATGCCCTCGGTTATACGGGCCTGGGTGTCGGGGCGACCCGCTTCGGCGCCGAGGTGATGCTCGATCTGCTCGCCGGGGAGCGCACCGAGCGCACCCGCCTGGAGATGGTGCGCAGCAAGCCGCTGCCCTTCCCGCCGGAGCCGGTGCGATGGGCGGGCATCGGGATCACCCAGTGGTCGATGACACGGGCCGACGAGAACGGCGGACGCCGCAATCTGTGGCTGAAGGCCATGGACAAGGTGGGGCTGGGCTTCGACAGCTGAGGTGCTGAGGTGCGGGCACGGACGGGGTGAGGCGCGGG is a window from the Streptomyces luomodiensis genome containing:
- a CDS encoding NAD(P)/FAD-dependent oxidoreductase, with the protein product MAPDAMTRSSGGADAPVPSRSFPLKALADAAYRPYWLDDPGRPRPRPALVGDEHCDLLVVGGGYSGLWTALIAKERDHGREVVLVEGQEIGWAASGRNGGFCAASLTHGLGNGAARWPEELAELERLGHRNLDAIESAVDRYGIDCDFERTGEIDVATAPHQVAELRETAAQAAALGVEPPEFLDRDAVRAEVDSPTFLAGLWDRRGVAMLHPARLAWGLARACAGMGVRIYEHTPAERLASTGAAMAVRTPYGRVRARQVALATNAFPSLVRRVRPYIAPVYDHALMTEPLTAEQLDAIGWRRRQGLSDTANHFHYFRLTADRRILWGGYDIVYRYGGRVRTEYDHHPATYRTLAQHFFRCFPQLEGVRFSHAWGGAIDTCSRFSAFFGGAHGGRVAYALGYTGLGVGATRFGAEVMLDLLAGERTERTRLEMVRSKPLPFPPEPVRWAGIGITQWSMTRADENGGRRNLWLKAMDKVGLGFDS